attatgtttttgggttgtccaTCTGTCCCGTTCCCGTAaacgtgatatctcaagaatgacttgagggaatttcttcaccAATTGGTACCAATATTGACTTGGACTAAGGGATGAATTGATccgattttggtggtcaaaagttaaggtcatggtgacctcacagCATCAATGACTAACTCACTTGATTTTGGAAGCCAAAGTTCAatgtcacagtggcctcacagaGGGGTCTGTTATTCTTGAACGTGATATCTTAAGTCTGGCTTGAGGGAAggtcttcaaatttggcacaacaattcacttggactcaaaaaaagactgattacattttggtagtaaaaactctaaaggtcaaggtcacatgaCCATGCTTTGTTTTGAACTCAGTATACCAGGAATGCCCAAAGGAAATTTTACATCTTGAACAATTCACCTGGACGTTCTGAATAGATATCGATGGTCAAAAGTCAAGGTCACGTTGGCTTCagaaaacatgtgtttgtgatatCTCAAAGGTGCTGGAGGAAATTTCTTCAAGTTGTGATCAGTTGCCACTAGGACTAAGATTTTCAGATGAAGAGATTATGTTTCAGTGGTTAAAGGTCACTTTAATGAGTCATTGAAAAAAGTATGTACAAATATGTACAAGCccactggttggcggaggcacACAACCACAGTGCTGTAATTCTAGTTCTGGTTCATAATATTGATGTTATAACAAATTGTTGGTCTAAAAGACTAAAGGtgttttctgtacattttcagGAAgaggacgatgatgatgacgacgaggAGGGTTcagaggatgaggcagatggtgaagaggaagacTACCCCAAGCTCCCTCAGGTGGGTACAATCCTCTACAGGGATGGATCACAGCCACCACAGCAGCCTCCTCTGCCCCCTTCGCCACAGGCTCAGCCCcaacctcctcctccgcctcttcAGACTGCCTTCGTCCCCATCCAGCCCCTGCCAGACTACAACCCTGCAGACTACCCGGGAAGTACCAGCCCAGAGTTGCAGAGGGTACTGGTGGGGCAGCAGATGCTGGGCCAACAGCAACAGGTTCAGGGTCAACAGTTGGGTGGGTTAGGCCCGGGAATGATACCTCAGCAGGCCCCAGATGGGCTCATGGTCGCTACACCTGCACAGACGCTCACAGACACGCTGGATGACATCATGGCAGGTGAGTTCGCttcttttttgttgattttaaattgTCATTGTTGATGCTGACTCTTGACCTAAATGCTTATGCTaaactttttttcattctttcctaTTGCAGCTGTGAGCAACCGCGTACCTATGCTGAACACTACGTCACCCACACCCCTGTCCCAGCCACCCACACAGACGCCTGCAAACATCGCCTCGCCCCCTTCAGTCCTGCCCCTCTATCCCTCTGTTGACATAGATGcacatgtaagacacattgtcattttGATGTCACAGAGATCTAACAATTGACAATTCAGTTGAGCACaactatgtatgtatgtgcacaGTCCTCTACCCTGCTGAGAGATGTTATATTCCCCACAGACGGAGAGTAACCACGATACAGCGCTGACGCTGGCATGTGCAGGAGGACATGAGGAGCTCGTGTCTGTCCTTATTGCACGGGGAGCTAACATCGAACACAGGGACAAAAAAGGTATTAAATTTGGATAAATAAAAAGGGTGTATGAACAATGAGGTTGAGTGAATCAGTAAGTGTTTTTATACATAAGATAATCAGTTAATTGTAATATcacctctctgctcctcaggtTTTACCCCTCTGATCCTGGCTGCCACTGCTGGCCACGTAGGTGTGGTGGAGGTGCTCCTGGACAAAGGGGGTGACATTGAGGCTCAGTCAGAGAGAACCAAAGACACACCCCTCTCCCTGGCCTGCTCGGGAGGACGCCAAGaggtaaacacattttcttaGCATTTACCTTCATGAGTGGCTATTTGTTTTCACTGCTCTAACTGTAATGTAACTGTGCTGGACAGGTTGTCGAGTTGTTGCTGCTTCGGGGAGCCAATAAGGAACACCGCAATGTGTCAGACTACACGCCTCTTAGCCTGGCTGCTTCTGGGGGTTACGTTAACATCATCAAAATACTCCTCAACGCTGGAGCTGAGATTAACTCCAGGTGAGCGACAAAGATATCAGAGTTCACTTTAGCCCCTCGATACTGGAGTTTCATTAATAGGATAAAATCTTTCTCTTTAATCTGACTCACATCATTGTTTTAGTTCCTGTAAGTGAACAAGGTTGAACTATTTCTTTGGCTCCTACAGGGTTTTAAATTGTACAGTGATAAAACAAATACTGCGTAGGTGTAGAATTTATCTTTGGGTTTTAGCTGCACCCATTAAATGAAAGCATAGTGATTATCTCTGTTATAAACCGGGAGTGGGAAAACAGTAAGGCAATAACTTCCCGGTCAAGGTTTTATAGCAACTGCTACTTTGATAAATACTTCTCCATATATGTTGTCCAAATACATGTAAGTGAAACCAGGAGAATCCTATTCATCCTGTTACACATTTAAGAGTTAATTGTTGTTTAGATAGTTGATCTCtaaacaatttatttatatgttttgcCTCCAGGACTGGCAGTAAGCTGGGAATCTCTCCTCTGATGCTGGCAGCTATGAATGGTCATGTAccagcagtgaagctgctgttagATATGGGCTCAGACATCAACGCCCAGATTGAGACCAACAGAAACACAGCTCTGACCCTGGCCTGCTTCCAGGGGCGGGCTGAAGTTGTCAGTCTGCTGCTAGATCGAAAGGCCAACGTAGAGCATCGTGCTAAGGTGAAGAGGCTTCCACATACGGATTGAATCTGTGATTGTATAGCTGAAATTactcatccttttttttttttttttatgttgggttaaacatattttttcccATTATTGCAATCTGTGTTTATAGTCTGTATCTGCTGGCCATCTTGCTAATTAATTTCTCTGTTCATGCAGACTGGTCTTACTCCTTTGATGGAGGCAGCCTCAGGAGGTTATGCAGAGGTGGGCCGAGTGCTGCTGGACAAAGGCGCAGATGTTAATGCTCCCCCAGTGCCCTCATCCCGAGACACTGCTCTCACCATTGCCGCCGACAAGGGCCACTACAAGTTTTGTGAGCTGCTTATCAACAGGTAAGTGCTCCCGGGTGTCAAGAACTGtgatcttgtttttgttctcatAAAAACATTTGCCTTTAGTATTCGCCAAGAGTGTGTGTTACTGGTTTTATTGCAACACAAATTGTTATTTCATTCACATCATGTTAGACATCTTTGGACATTTTAATCAGACATGGGTAATAATTCAGCCTGTGGCTGAGTGCCACCATATTCATCCTGTCACTCAACCTGGTCAGCTGCATTCCTAAAAGCAACCCTTCCTTTTTACAGGGGTGCCCATATCGATGTACGAAACAAGAAAGGGAACACTCCTCTGTGGCTGGCGGCAAACGGTGGCCATTTTGACGTGGTCCAGCTCTTGGTGCACGCCAGTGCTGATGTGGATGCAGCTGACAACCGCAAGATTACCCCACTCATGGCTGCTTTTCGCAAGGTGCAGTGTTCACCGAAAAAACAGTGAATCGGTGTATGGAATGGCTGTACTTTAGCAACTCTGTTTTCTAACCATTTCATTTAACTTTTCAGGGTCATGTGAAAGTGGTGCAGTATCTTGTGAAAGAAGTCAACCAGTTCCCATCAGATATTGAGTGCATGAGGTACATCGCAACAATTGCTGACAAGGTAGGAATTGATTTACTTTTAGCTAGTGTGCTACATTGATTGGAATTGACAGGCGAGGTTAAGATGTTTGCAGAGGTCTAACTCGAGCTGTTCCCACTTGTTGCAGGAGCTGTTGAAGAAGTGCCACCAGTGCATGGAGACCATCGTCAAAGCCAAAGACCAGCAGGCGGCCGAGGCCAATAAGAACGCTAGCATTCTTCTCAAGGAGCTAGACTTGGAGAAGGTAATGTCTGATTCTATTGCTGCACTTTTGTTTAAAGCATCCTTAATACACTGacaggatgtgtttttttacactggctctgtgttgtttgtttcagtccCGAGAGGAGAGCAAGAAGCAGGCCCTGGCTGCCAAGCGTGAGAAGCGTAAGGAGAAAcgcaagaagaagaaagaggagcagaagaggaagctggaagaggaggaggggcagaAAGTCAAGGAGGAGTTCTTCGAGAtgcaggagcagaaggaggactCGGCCGACGGTAACTTTCTAtgaatgagagagacagagactgatACAGAGTGCAGAGCTTGCTAATACAGTTATGTTGTACTCGGTTAGTAAcctcttctgattttaatttgacctTTTTATTCCCCCTCCTTCAGAAACGGAGGTTCCTATTGAGCCTCCCAGtgcaaccaccaccaccaccatcggTATATCTGCCACCTCTACCACTTTCACTACAGCTTTTGGTAAGAAACGAGCTAGTGTGGCCACTACCCCAAGCACCAAtcgcaaaaacaaaaagaacaagacAAAGGACTCCTCGCCCAACGAACCCATCATATTACAGGATCCACAGGTAAGCAACTATTCAtgctttttccttttaataATCTGGATTTTATGTATAAGGCTAGCCAAGTGTCTGATGGAAAGGaacattattttgacatttgtgtattttcctttttaggTTGCACTAGCACAGCACAAGGCTGACAAGAACAAGATCCATGGTGAGCCacggggtgggggtgggggagtgACGGGTGGCAACAGCGACTCTGACCCCTTGGATAGCACCGACTGTGCCagcgagagcagcagcagcgggggcAAGAGTCAGGAGCTCAACTACCTCCCTGACCtcacctcctccgcctcctcctcctcctcctcttcctcctcatcctcctcctcctcagcccccTCCTCAGGAGCAGCCCAGGCCCTCCTGCCCGGCCCTGAGAAGAGACACTGTCCTCAACCACAGACTGATGGCAAGCTGGACAGCAAGGTCACAGTCTCCATCTCCAAACCAATGCAAAAGTGAGTCCCTGAAGGAGCAGAGCACATTTAtcactggtctctctctctctctctctctctctctctctctctctctctctctgtttgtgtgtgtgaagctgttCGTCTAGGGAATACAAGCTCAGCTTTAAAGTTCTGTTTTTATGGGAGAACCATCCacaatacatttctttaaagtGCAGTGTTAAATTATCACCCAACTAATTTCAGAAAGTATGAAACTAGTAAATCAAAGAACAGTTTATGTCATCGTCTTCTAACCGAAACTGATCTTGATATGTGTTGTCACAGAGCTCCAGACATGGGTGACTCCACCTCCAACTCCCTGCCCTCTCCATTCAAGACCATGGCTCTCCCCATCACCTCACCAAACAGTAAGCTCAGCCTCACGAGCCCCAAGAGAGgccagaagagagaagagggttGGAAGGAGGTGGTCAGAAGGtcagtttatttaattataactTTTTATAATTGTCATTCAGGGCTTCAGATACACAAGTTTTACTCATCAGGCACACGTTCGTAAGAGAGATTATCTTTTACAGCATCTACATGGAACGTGTATGACATATTCTGTTGTGGAGCTAATAGAGACAATTAGTAATGTTATGTATATGTACCATTAAAtgctaattaaaatcaaaatcacCAGGGTAACTAAAGGCCAGTGCACACCTAGTCATAAAAACTGACCTCTAACCTTCTTCTTTTCATCAGATCAAAGAAGCTGTCTGTGCCAGCCTCCGTCGTGTCTCGAATCATGGGCAGAGGCGGCTGCAACATCACAGCCATCCAGGACGTGACAGGAGCCCACATTGATGTGGACAAACAGAAGGACAAGAATGGGGAGAGGATGATCACCATAAGGTAAAAACAATGCCCCCTGGTGGACTGTCAACACCACTGCAGATGTACTCAGGTGCATAACACACGTACGCCCCTGAAAGATGATGTCATTCATATCTACTGGCCAGTCCCACAATGCAGCAGTCCAGCTTTAATATATTGGTGCGCTGTCTTTGATGTTAGGTGACTTCAGGGAGATTTAATTTTCTATCGTCTTTCATTTCAATGTCATTAGATACTGTAACTCTTTCGGGCAATATGTCTGATGTCCTTGCCATAtcaatgccacacacacacagggagtgcTGCAGGGAGACTGTATAACAGTATAAATCACCTGCATGAAATAATCCGCACTCGCAGCTATGCAAGGTCAATTTTTCACGCAAGGTTTTCGTCCTTGTTTGAGAGGTCACACCAGGGTGAGCAATAGAAAGACTTACTTACTTAGTGGATTTGGTGTCTGTATTGTGGTCATCTATGTTACTAGAATTCAGCAGAGCGCATACTGCTGCCAAGAGCCAACAGTgcccttaaattcaatgaagttgcaccaaattgcatacattcatagatatcagttccctaagtgtgcctgttttttcccccatcaAGATCCTTGTATTATTGAAAAGTAtctttgaaagaaaacaatttttgAGAATTTAAGCTCACAGTTTGAAATATCAACCACAAAGTCATACGTTTTAACACAAGAGCGTAGTTTAAAGAAAGTCTGCTTTGTTGTTTCAGAGGAGGGACGGAGTCTACAAGGTATGCAGTCCAGCTAATCAATGCTCTGATCCAAGACCCAGCCAAAGAGCTAGAGGATCTTATCCCAAGGAATCACATCAGAGCCCCGGGCTCTAAAACGACCTCTGCTTCCTTCCCGAGTACCACAGGGATCCCCAGCAGTTCAGTCACTGGAGCCAAGGCCCTGAGCTCGCTAGTCGGCTCCACAGGTGTCTCGTTCCAgccttcttcatcctcatcttcatcatcctctcaGGCAGGTGGAAAGATTGGGAAGGGGCTGTCGTCAAACGTCAGACAGCCATTCCCTGTGTCTTTGCCCTTGGCGTACGCCCACCCTCAACTCGCTCTACTCGCTGCTCAGACCATGCACCAGATCAGACACCCTCGTCTACCCATGGCCCAGTTTGGCGGCACCTTCTCTCCTGCCCCCAGCACCTGGGGACCTTTCCCCGTGCGCCCTGTGAGTCCAGGCAGTGCTAACAGCTCCCCCAAACACAACGGAGGCACCAACTGCACTGTAGGCCAGGCCAGACCCAACTCTACTCACAGtgatcacagcaacacagccagcTCAGGAGCCTCAGTTACAACTacaaacaccaccaccaccagtgcTCCAAACACATCTTCAGCCACGGCCTCACCTCATACCCCCAACCCTACCCCATATAATCCCCAGCCGAGCATCCCCACTCCTTCCTCTGTCAGGAAACAGCTCTTTGCCCCTGACCCTAAGCCTGCTGGTGTCTCCTCggtgtctgctgctgcaactGCGACCAGTGGCACAAATGCAGTAAGAGGCACAGGTTCTCCTGCACATCACAGTTCCACTACAGCTACCGCTAATGCCTCTCAGCAGCCAGTCGGTCTTATCTCACAGCTCTCTGTACAGTCAGCTAAAACGGAGCCCAGTGCCATGGCACCACCTGGAAAAGAGAAGACCTCTCTTCCTGTAGAGAACCAGCCTGTTTCTGTCAGCGAGAGTATCAACTCTTACACTGCCCCTTCTATGGCTCTAGCTCCCAAGCCAGATCCCCGACAGCAGTtacctccccctccctcctctgtgccGTCCACAGAGGCTCCACCGCCCCTCCTCAACCAACAGCCCAACTCCCATCTCCAATCAGCTCCTCCCCCTGTACTGTCACACAATGTTGCACACCCCAACAACACAGTCCCCCATTTCTCAGCCCCTGCACCCAGAGTCTCCCATCGTATGCAGCCACCAGGGCCTTACTCCTCCCTTCctgaacagcagcaacagcagcagcagcaacagacgcaacagcagcagcaacaatctGTGTTTGTGCCCTTCAATGCTCAGCAAGAATCTCTGAAACAGACCCAAAACCAGACATCACAGCCGACGAGTTTGCCTCCACAAGCCCAGAACCAAGCTCAAGCCCAAGCTTCAGGCTCCCTTCAGGTCTCTGCTAACCTGGGGATGATGAACGGTTCCCAGATGCAGCATGTTGCCAGTGCAGGCAAACCTCAGCAGATACCTCCCAACTTTGGTCCTGCAGGCCTCTTCAACTTCAGCAGCATCTTTGATAACAACAGCCAGGTACGTTAAAGTTTCGTTTATACGGTACACATTAGTCTTTTGCAGTAACTTGACGTGACATTGAAGAAGGTTgaacaaaacaagagaagatAAAACTAAACTATACATAAGATCAGTCATGCAGCCTGTGGTTATAAAGCTAATGTTCTAAATTGTGCTTTCCTGCAGGTTGGAAACAATCAGGTGTGGGGTGCATGCCACCTGCCTGCTCGCTCACCTCCAGAGCAGTCGTACTCTGCCCCACCAGCCTATATGAGCATGGGCCAAATCGAGAACATGATGGCCCCACCCCCTCCAGACAGCTCCAAAGCCCCTGGCTACCGCTCTGCCTCCCAGAGGATGGTCAACAGCCCCATTGGtacttttcttttacttcatGCATTATATGTTTGTTGCTAAAAGCATTAAATTGGGACtagtaaatatattttattttattgtttattgtttataaTAATTAGAACCAATTGATTAAATcatacacacagaggaaaatgttGCAAGGTAGAAACATTCCTTTAAAGAAGTATTTTATGGTGAAGTTCTAAGTTAGTTTGTACTTTGTATTGAGCTATGAGTCTCTTTATTCGTCTGCACCCACAGCTTTGACCAGCTATGCCACCAGTATCTCTGGCAGCCCAGTGTATCTGCACGGTCATACGCCGGTTGGCGCACCCTCCTTCAGCAGACAACACTTTTCTCCTCATCCATGGAGTGCATCCACATCAGGTACCAGACTCACACTGTAACTGTCCATCCACAAATGATCCATTACACATCTAGAGAAGCGTTTAAAAATTCACTTTTCTCTCGTATAagttcaaacaaatcaatgaattCTTTAAATCTGTGATTCTGATCTGCTCCTGACTAGTTCTTCCTCTATCGCCTCTTCTCCACCAGGTGAATCTCCTGTCCCACCTCCCTCCACAGTGTCGTCCTCTGCCCTGTCCACCTCCGCTGTGGCCCCTCCCCCTCAGCCTAAGCCCGGCAACTCCTCGCAGCAGGACCGGAAGGTCCCACCACCCATCGGCACAGAGCGGCTGGCCAGGATTAGGCAGACAGGTTCGGTCAACCCACCTCTCCTTACCACCAGCTACACAGCATCTGTTGGACAAGGAGGCATTTGGTCGTTTGGAGTTGGCAGTGCTTCGGGTAAgagcaaatattgtttttggtgttttgtgtttcttagaATTAAGAGCATGGAAAAATGGCATATATGGTCAAATTAAAAGTGTGGATGttattacatacacataaaGCAACATATTTCAATTTCAGTAATTGTTATCGTCAGCAATTAAGCCATAACCCTGTTGTGTGTGGCTTTGTGCAGAGGCTATGTCTGGTTGGTCCCAGCCCCTGATGAGCAGCCACATGATGCACCCCCAGCTCCAGGCGGAGCAGTCGGCCTTCTCTCAGCACCAGCCGATGGAGCAGGACGACACAGGCATCGCGAACCCTGCTAACAACTACCACCAGCCGCAGCATTTGCCCAACAGTTACATGGACTTCCCAAAGGTAACACAATGCTACGGTTCTGGAGATGATTTAACCTTTGCTCCTCTTATGAACAAATGTTTTACCAGGGATCTCATACTGTATTTCAGGGGATGCCTATGTCTATGTATGGAGGAACAATGCTGCCCCCTCATTCTTCCATGGCAGAGGGGCCAGGGGGACCGATGTACAATGGTTTGCACGCTGGTGACCCCGCATGGAGCCCCATCATCAAAGTGGTCCCAAACAATGCAGATAACGCTGACCCACAACAGCAGgtaaatgtcattgttttttaaacCTATGCTATCTGTTCATGTACACTTTAACCATCTGGCTTATTGTTCAGATACAATATTTGACTACGTCCCTCTAACATGATCCTCATGTCGATTCTCTCTCCTTCAGGTGTGGCCTGGTACCTGGGCACCTCATGTTGGCAGCGTGCACCTGAACCACGTGAACTAGACGGCGTCC
This window of the Paralichthys olivaceus isolate ysfri-2021 chromosome 9, ASM2471397v2, whole genome shotgun sequence genome carries:
- the ankhd1 gene encoding ankyrin repeat and KH domain-containing protein 1 isoform X6 is translated as MQDAVAGTAMLTDGFEDEIDSVTPRSPVAGMGVGATPGGVGLGGIGIGVGGKKVRLYGEPGGPAAERLDFKLAAAAVLSSGPGSGSDEDEVSEVESFILDQEDLDNPIMKTASELLLSSATDGVDLRTVDPETQARLEALLEAAAFADPEVLRRLTSSVSCALDEAAAALTRMRAENTLNAGQADNRSLAEACSDGDVNAVRKLLDEGRSVNEHTEEGESLLCLACSAGYYELAQVLLAMHANVEDRGIKGDITPLMAAASGGYVDIVKLLLVHGADVNAQSSTGNTALTYACAGGFVDVVKVLLKEGANIEDHNENGHTPLMEAASAGHVEVARVLLEYGAGINTHSNEFKESALTLACYKGHLDMVRFLLEAGADQEHKTDEMHTALMEACMSQDGHVEVARLLLDSGAQVNMPADSFESPLTLAACGGHVELAALLIERGANLEEVNDEGYTPLMEAAREGHEEMVALLLAQGANINAQTEETQETALTLACCGGFLEVADFLIKAGADIELGCSTPLMEAAQEGHLELVKYLLAAGANVHATTATGDTALTYACENGHTDVADVLLQAGANLEHESEGGRTPLMKAARAGHLCTVQFLISKGANVNRATANNDHTVVSLACAGGHLAVVELLLAHGADPTHRLKDGSTMLIEAAKGGHTNVVSYLLDYPNNILSVPAPDLSQLTPPSQDASQVPRVPIQSLAMVVPPQEPDRAPSNIATPPPISSKSMSKQRQASLQPGVPTSVGRGPEAEPLPPFHLCQPLECIVEETEGKLNELGQRISAIEKAQLQSLELIQGEPLTKDKIEELKKSREEQVQKKKKILKELQKVERQLQLKTQQQFTKEYMEAKGLKEEQEVGLSQGPGPGSTTSAPGSLPTTPGAQVHTSSDTDEEANKDGEQDDQLGEEGDEEEDDDDDDEEGSEDEADGEEEDYPKLPQVGTILYRDGSQPPQQPPLPPSPQAQPQPPPPPLQTAFVPIQPLPDYNPADYPGSTSPELQRVLVGQQMLGQQQQVQGQQLGGLGPGMIPQQAPDGLMVATPAQTLTDTLDDIMAAVSNRVPMLNTTSPTPLSQPPTQTPANIASPPSVLPLYPSVDIDAHTESNHDTALTLACAGGHEELVSVLIARGANIEHRDKKGFTPLILAATAGHVGVVEVLLDKGGDIEAQSERTKDTPLSLACSGGRQEVVELLLLRGANKEHRNVSDYTPLSLAASGGYVNIIKILLNAGAEINSRTGSKLGISPLMLAAMNGHVPAVKLLLDMGSDINAQIETNRNTALTLACFQGRAEVVSLLLDRKANVEHRAKTGLTPLMEAASGGYAEVGRVLLDKGADVNAPPVPSSRDTALTIAADKGHYKFCELLINRGAHIDVRNKKGNTPLWLAANGGHFDVVQLLVHASADVDAADNRKITPLMAAFRKGHVKVVQYLVKEVNQFPSDIECMRYIATIADKELLKKCHQCMETIVKAKDQQAAEANKNASILLKELDLEKSREESKKQALAAKREKRKEKRKKKKEEQKRKLEEEEGQKVKEEFFEMQEQKEDSADETEVPIEPPSATTTTTIGISATSTTFTTAFGKKRASVATTPSTNRKNKKNKTKDSSPNEPIILQDPQVALAQHKADKNKIHGEPRGGGGGVTGGNSDSDPLDSTDCASESSSSGGKSQELNYLPDLTSSASSSSSSSSSSSSSSAPSSGAAQALLPGPEKRHCPQPQTDGKLDSKVTVSISKPMQKAPDMGDSTSNSLPSPFKTMALPITSPNSKLSLTSPKRGQKREEGWKEVVRRSKKLSVPASVVSRIMGRGGCNITAIQDVTGAHIDVDKQKDKNGERMITIRGGTESTRYAVQLINALIQDPAKELEDLIPRNHIRAPGSKTTSASFPSTTGIPSSSVTGAKALSSLVGSTGVSFQPSSSSSSSSSQAGGKIGKGLSSNVRQPFPVSLPLAYAHPQLALLAAQTMHQIRHPRLPMAQFGGTFSPAPSTWGPFPVRPVSPGSANSSPKHNGGTNCTVGQARPNSTHSDHSNTASSGASVTTTNTTTTSAPNTSSATASPHTPNPTPYNPQPSIPTPSSVRKQLFAPDPKPAGVSSVSAAATATSGTNAVRGTGSPAHHSSTTATANASQQPVGLISQLSVQSAKTEPSAMAPPGKEKTSLPVENQPVSVSESINSYTAPSMALAPKPDPRQQLPPPPSSVPSTEAPPPLLNQQPNSHLQSAPPPVLSHNVAHPNNTVPHFSAPAPRVSHRMQPPGPYSSLPEQQQQQQQQQTQQQQQQSVFVPFNAQQESLKQTQNQTSQPTSLPPQAQNQAQAQASGSLQVSANLGMMNGSQMQHVASAGKPQQIPPNFGPAGLFNFSSIFDNNSQVGNNQVWGACHLPARSPPEQSYSAPPAYMSMGQIENMMAPPPPDSSKAPGYRSASQRMVNSPIALTSYATSISGSPVYLHGHTPVGAPSFSRQHFSPHPWSASTSGESPVPPPSTVSSSALSTSAVAPPPQPKPGNSSQQDRKVPPPIGTERLARIRQTGSVNPPLLTTSYTASVGQGGIWSFGVGSASEAMSGWSQPLMSSHMMHPQLQAEQSAFSQHQPMEQDDTGIANPANNYHQPQHLPNSYMDFPKGMPMSMYGGTMLPPHSSMAEGPGGPMYNGLHAGDPAWSPIIKVVPNNADNADPQQQVWPGTWAPHVGSVHLNHVN